A single Pieris rapae chromosome 2, ilPieRapa1.1, whole genome shotgun sequence DNA region contains:
- the LOC110999155 gene encoding retinol dehydrogenase 12, translating to MVSSSVIYAAVPISLAVALGLIRRWRSRNWAKCLSNSCLKGKTYLITGANSGIGLETARALVKRKARVIFACRDLVKAKEVAAAIREEEKCGELVPMYLDLASLESIEKFVEVVKVGFYKIDCLINNAGVVVPLAKDEKTKDGFEIHLGVNHLGHFYLTNLLIDLLKKASPSRVVMVSSTLHERGKLNFNDLNLRGEIEAAKKGKKDRHNPGYCNSKLMNMYFAKSLAAKLQDNCVDVNACCPGFCYTNLFRNFVKWYHYILLAPMALLFMRSAKQGSETVVFCATDYSIEGQTGKFYRDCAEYNSKYNFTKEEAEKLWEVSEAMIKARKPLQH from the exons ATGGTGTCTTCCTCAGTTATATATGCGGCGGTTCCTATTTCTCTTGCCGTAGCTTTGGGATTAATACGGCGTTGGCGGTCTCGGAATTGGGCTAAATGCTTAAGCAATTCCTGTTTGAAGGGTAAAACCTACTTGATAACGGGTGCAAACAGCGGTATTGGTCTCGAAACTGCCAGAGCTTTAGTAAAACGAAAAGCTCGGGTCATATTTGCCTGCCGTGATCTAGTTAAAGCCAAGGAAGTAGCTGCTGCTATTCGAGAAGAAGAAAAGTGTGGAGAGCTT GTTCCAATGTATCTAGACCTTGCATCGCTTGAATCAATAGAAAAGTTTGTAGAGGTTGTTAAAGTTGGGTTCTATAAAATTGATTGCCTCATAAATAATGCTGGTGTGGTGGTACCATTGGCGAAGGATGAGAAAACCAAAGATGGCTTTGAAATACATTTAGGGGTTAATCATTTAGGCCACTTTTACCTCACTAACCTATTGATTGATCTGTTGAAAAAGGCTTCTCCAAGTAG GGTTGTTATGGTATCGTCAACACTTCACGAACGGGGAAAATTGAACTTTAATGATCTAAATTTAAGAGGTGAAATTGAAGCAGCTAAGAAAGGGAAAAAGGATCGTCATAATCCCGGTTACTGCAATTCAAAATTGATGAATATGTACTTTGCTAAATCCTTGGCTGCAAAATTACAAGATAATTGTGTCGATGTTAATGCATGCTGCCCTGGGTTCTGTTATACGAACTTGTTTAG AAACTTCGTGAAATGGTATCACTACATTCTACTCGCTCCAATGGCCCTCCTCTTCATGAGATCAGCGAAACAG GGTTCAGAGACTGTGGTGTTCTGTGCCACAGACTACAGCATCGAAGGACAGACTGGTAAATTCTACCGCGACTGCGCCGAGTATAACtcgaaatataatttcacgAAGGAGGAAGCAGAAAAATTGTGGGAGGTCAGCGAGGCTATGATCAAGGCACGGAAGCCGCTTCAACATTAA
- the LOC123690664 gene encoding uncharacterized protein LOC123690664, translated as MVSVILLTTEEVLQTNSHWVCLDAMWMTEDLEPFEEVKAEHMFSKPLTRDVYYAKYPDIPRSESEDENSYSVHSFRRKHQAWKSKIIIKKLESRRNSTQSVASNAASTSTRVSSFVYNENEKTNLQSSQEKDEKIRAFLLRLIESVPPPPQDEGSTSIVQSSSQDLNDLDLPSYDDFAKEKISDEKQLQGPSTSTMKRPKCKERINLIQSDSDGWDTWQESIYGVSRKKDASLVGSNRDSDISWADVINMCGIADRANSAESLHYEKIISQSHIRNSLSAISQENDVDYDKFAEHKLGMSIKAPVPDSSSLHNFSENDNLARSVLNDSDFGTLYRLAAWDDPADEV; from the coding sequence ATGGTGTCGGTAATTTTACTTACAACTGAAGAAGTGCTACAAACTAATAGTCACTGGGTATGTTTGGACGCAATGTGGATGACCGAAGACTTGGAACCCTTCGAGGAAGTGAAGGCAGAACATATGTTTTCCAAACCGCTCACCAGAGATGTTTACTACGCCAAATATCCAGACATACCCAGGAGTGAGTCGGAAGACGAGAACTCCTACAGCGTGCACAGTTTTAGAAGGAAGCATCAAGCCTGgaagtcgaaaataataataaaaaaacttgaatCGCGAAGAAATTCTACTCAATCTGTTGCAAGCAACGCAGCAAGTACTTCTACTAGAGTTTCGTCATTTGTCTATAATGAGAATGAAAAGACCAATTTGCAGAGTTCCCAAGAAAAAGATGAAAAAATTCGTGCCTTTTTACTTCGATTGATCGAAAGCGTGCCACCGCCGCCCCAAGACGAGGGTAGCACGTCTATAGTACAATCAAGCTCTCAAGACTTGAACGATCTTGACTTACCGAGCTACGATGATTTTGCCAAGGAGAAAATATCGGATGAGAAGCAGCTGCAAGGACCAAGTACGTCAACCATGAAGCGACCAAAATGCAAAGAACGTATCAATTTAATACAGAGCGATTCGGATGGCTGGGATACGTGGCAGGAAAGCATATATGGAGTGTCTAGAAAAAAGGATGCATCTTTAGTTGGATCGAATCGCGATAGTGACATATCGTGGGCGGATGTTATCAACATGTGTGGTATAGCTGACAGAGCGAACAGTGCGGAATCATTACACTATGAGAAAATAATAAGTCAATCCCACATACGAAACTCATTATCGGCAATATCTCAGGAAAATGACGTTGACTATGATAAATTCGCGGAACATAAATTGGGAATGTCAATAAAGGCACCCGTTCCTGACTCTTCATCGCTGCACAATTTCAGTGAGAACGACAACTTGGCTCGATCCGTTTTAAATGATTCAGATTTCGGAACCCTGTATCGTTTAGCTGCGTGGGACGATCCGGCAGATGAAGTTTGA